In Haloarchaeobius litoreus, the following are encoded in one genomic region:
- a CDS encoding cell division protein FtsZ, translating to MSETCKICVSPRGEWDHDTLESHIAHEHRDEPKSVEQVYPDLYDPIFVEERYWTEDEGADEPPVPGGRNGNGANAGSEADFGLSSVGKKWYMIGVGGAGNHIIDAILLRRNTLADENEERVRIWEGGLAGAGVLNTNVAEIEETYYAQEEKGYNRHDIVANCIIGQGVHNYAGAGYRWDHGRDFVLADFEDGGNPFQERWDTNPVELRDSQAIMFVHSVTKGTGCGSTPVIAEKLREAVLDADKVVGKPIFSSVVIPSEYADRSGRAMVNGVIGMARTAASVDAIIPFDNRKLREATQDIEPRIHGVERYNPPEFADLNKPLVAFLEAFTMSSIPQVVEQESDLSIRGEVFDPADSFRPVQDKYPFDPDRAYNPAVVLAPVLGKIHANSFDRSKLQMLARKALFQNKLADFDPTTAWGGTFLIYGPEEKMSKVAPLVNDGVLTEVLGSPDFLDRDNAAGVETVDIHTHQLVTPYLDDVYLWGTLWNPEMPSLEEMYEHALTMKQDGNSQLSAGVREVWDKVEPLFDCLGRKNMP from the coding sequence ATGTCTGAAACGTGTAAAATCTGTGTCTCTCCTCGTGGGGAGTGGGACCACGACACGCTGGAGAGCCACATCGCTCACGAGCACCGAGACGAACCGAAGTCGGTAGAGCAGGTGTATCCGGACCTCTACGACCCCATCTTCGTGGAGGAGCGGTACTGGACCGAGGACGAGGGGGCGGACGAACCGCCCGTGCCGGGTGGCCGAAACGGCAACGGCGCGAACGCCGGGTCGGAGGCGGACTTCGGGCTCTCCTCCGTGGGGAAGAAGTGGTACATGATCGGCGTCGGTGGGGCGGGGAACCACATCATCGACGCCATCCTGCTGCGGCGGAACACGCTCGCCGACGAGAACGAGGAGCGAGTCCGCATCTGGGAGGGCGGGCTCGCGGGGGCGGGCGTGCTGAACACGAACGTCGCCGAGATCGAGGAGACGTACTACGCACAGGAGGAGAAGGGCTACAACCGCCACGACATCGTCGCGAACTGCATCATCGGGCAGGGCGTGCACAACTACGCGGGGGCGGGCTATCGCTGGGACCACGGGCGCGACTTCGTGCTCGCGGACTTCGAGGACGGCGGCAACCCGTTCCAGGAGCGCTGGGACACGAACCCGGTCGAGCTGCGCGACTCGCAGGCCATCATGTTCGTCCACAGCGTGACGAAGGGCACCGGCTGTGGGTCGACGCCGGTCATCGCGGAGAAGCTCCGCGAGGCGGTGCTGGACGCCGACAAGGTCGTCGGAAAACCGATCTTCTCGTCGGTCGTCATCCCCAGCGAGTACGCCGACCGGTCGGGCAGAGCGATGGTCAACGGCGTCATCGGGATGGCCCGGACGGCGGCCAGCGTGGACGCCATCATCCCGTTCGACAACCGGAAGCTGCGCGAGGCGACGCAGGACATCGAGCCGCGCATCCACGGCGTCGAGCGGTACAACCCGCCGGAGTTCGCCGACCTGAACAAGCCGCTCGTCGCGTTCCTCGAAGCGTTCACGATGTCCTCGATCCCGCAGGTCGTAGAGCAGGAGTCGGATCTCTCCATCCGCGGGGAGGTGTTCGACCCGGCGGACAGCTTCCGGCCGGTGCAGGACAAGTACCCGTTCGACCCGGACCGGGCGTACAACCCGGCGGTCGTGCTCGCGCCGGTGCTCGGGAAGATCCACGCGAACTCGTTCGACCGGTCGAAGCTCCAGATGCTCGCCCGGAAGGCGCTGTTCCAGAACAAGCTCGCGGACTTCGACCCGACGACGGCGTGGGGCGGGACGTTCCTCATCTACGGCCCGGAGGAGAAGATGTCGAAGGTCGCCCCGCTCGTCAACGACGGCGTGCTGACGGAGGTGCTCGGGAGTCCGGACTTCCTCGACCGGGACAACGCCGCGGGCGTCGAGACGGTCGACATCCACACGCACCAGCTGGTGACGCCGTACCTCGACGACGTGTATCTGTGGGGCACGCTCTGGAACCCCGAGATGCCCTCGCTGGAGGAGATGTACGAGCACGCGCTGACGATGAAGCAGGACGGCAACAGCCAGCTCTCGGCCGGCGTGCGCGAGGTCTGGGACAAGGTGGAACCGCTGTTCGACTGCCTCGGTCGGAAGAACATGCCCTGA